Within Runella rosea, the genomic segment ACCTTAATATAGTCCTCGGCAATGAGCTGTTGTAAGGCAGAGATATTCATCGCTGTGTTGGTTAACGATGTAAATAAGAATGTAATTGAGGAAGATTTGGGGATCAAGGCTAAAATTTGTGGAGCAACTAACAACAAAAAAGCACTTAACATTTCTGCTAAGTGCTTGATTTTTAGGGCTCCCGAGGCTGGAGGTAATTTTATTGAATAAAGCCCTAATAATCAAGCAATTAGACATTTTTAATTAGTATTGAGATAAGTTTGTATGATGTCACAAACAAATAGGAATACTTAAATTATTGTTAATCAAATAGTTAAATGCAAAATTAAAGACAACATTGTATCTATTTTTGTATCTATTCGCTGAAGTCTTTCTTTAATTTTTCAATATTTTGCTTTATCGATGTTTCTAAAATGCCTTCAGGGTCTATAATAGACTTTAAAATCAAGTTTAGTTCCTCGGGTGTTTTGCCGCTTTTTTCTATATATGAATTCCCGGTATTCAAAAAAAGCTTCATCAAAGCTTCCATTTGGATAGTCATTTTCCTTAGCTTCCCTAATTCTTCATCTTTTTGGATAAGCTTCTCATTTAGAACATTTACATCTTTTTCGGGATACTGTACATCTTCTGGAAAAAGTAGCTCCCTTAAAGTGACATCAAAAGCTTTTGCAATCTCTTCTAATTGTTCAATAGAAAGCTTTTTCCCCTTCTTTACCAGTCTGTTGTAGTTGGCCGCGTCAATATCTAACTTTTTAGACAAATCAAGTTTAGACAAAGATTTTTTTGTGCGTAAGTCTTCAATTCTTTCAGCTAAATCAATCATTGTATTATCAATTTTGATTACTCCACAAAGGTAATATTAAATATTGCAATACAGTAATTTCATGATATAACATCATACTACCTCATTCAATACGCATAATTTAACTTAGAAAGTACCTTTTTATACCACCCTTTACTTGCTTTCATTTACTCTTAAACACTTCCAAACACAGTACAATACTTTCATTTTTGATTATTTTTATCAGAATAATTGATTTTTATTTTCATATTTGATTACATTTGCAATCATTTATAATCAAATTAGATATGAACAGTAATCAAACTCCAGTACAAGATGCCTTAAACAAATACGAAAACCGTATTGGTGGCAAATTCAAACCTGATGAAAGGTTTTACGGTAAAGTGGGAATTAACCACAAACGTTTTGCCCAACTGGTAAGAGGTGAAAAACCATTATATGGATTTGAAGCCAAAAACCTTGCTTCTTTCTTCGAAGTACCCTTAGAAAACCTTATTTAACAAAAGCCCTGAACCGTCTGGCAACGGTCAGGGCTAACTTTTTCAATCCATGTTTAATCCGAAACACAAATTTACTATGTTAAAAGTACAAAAAATCTCTCAAAAGGACTCAAGGGAGAAACGTATTCAAAAGTTTTCTATACGCCCATTTGTTAGAGGCAGTCAACTTTATTTAAGATTGACTTATAACAAAAAGAACCTTTCATTTAGTACGGGCTTAAGTTGTCCTTCTTCAAAATTAGATGCAAAAACATTTTCTATTAAAGGCAACGAACAAACAACTATTTATCTTCAGCAGCTACGTACAGATATAGAAAGGGTAGTTGCTGACTTCAGATTGACAAAACGCCCTATTGATTTACGCGAACTGAAAAAAATAGCTGTATTAAAAGAGACAATCCATTCGACTACACCTACCCTTAACGCGTGTTTAGACATTTTTTTCAAGAATGATTTTGAATCTCTATCAGGTATAGATTACAAGGCAAAAACAGTTGAGAAGAAGCGCTATTTAGTTGAACGTATAAAACGATATGTTTTAGAGCACCATAAAAACCCATATCTGAAATTAACAGAACTAAAACCTGTCGATGGTCAAAATCTAGTTAATTTTTGTAAAAAGAACTTTGGACATGGTCATAATCACGCGGTACTTCATGCTGAATTTCTTAAACGGACTCTAAATTATGCCATTGCTAACGAGTGGATAGATAAAAACCCATTGGCATTCTTTCGACCTAAGCGCGAACGAAAGGAGGTAGAAGCCCTCAGTGAAGGCGAAATTTTAAATCTTCAGCAAACGGTTTTTCATGGTCATCAATACAACTATGTGAAAGACGTTTTTCTATTCTGCTGTTATACTGGGCTATCGTACATTGATGTAAGTCGATTAGATAATACATTCTTTGTCACTCTCAAAAACGGTGATAAGATGATAAAAATTGGACGTGGAAAAAATGAAAACCCTTGCATTATCCCTTTAGTACCGCAAGCACTGGAAATACTTGATAAATACGCTGAAAATGAAGATTGCTTGAGTCGAGAGCGTTTATTGCCTGTCTATGCGAATCAGGTTATGAATAGAATTTTAAAAGAAATTCAGGCCATCTGTCATATCAAGCTGAAACTTACAACCCACGTTGCCCGTAAAACTTGTGCTTCATACTTCATTGCTAACGGTGTACCTCTTACCAGTGTAGCAACAATGTTAGGTCATAAAAAAACCAGTACAACAGAGTTATACTACACCCAACGTACTGAAGAGGCCGTAATTCGTCATATACAAGAGTTTAAAGAGCGTAAAGGTTTAGACAATTCAAAAGCTGTCTAACAAAAAGCCGCATCCTTTATAGGATGTGGCTTTCTAATCATTTTTGATAATATTTTAATAAGTACAAAGTTATGAGTTCTGTAGAAAAAACAAAAACAGCAAATACTCCTATTATTCGGCGTATCCAAGACTTTATTTTCGCTGAATATGACTATCGACTCAACATTATTACAAACCACCTAGAACGAAGTCCTAAAAGTGCTTCTGAATGGGAATTTGTAAATGTCAGTGATATTGAAGTTGAGCTTTACGAATATGGGTTAAAGGGCTTTAAAGACCCTTTAAAAGCTCTATTAGGTTCAAAAGTAATTCCAAAATTTGACCCTTTTACGGAATATTTTACCAGTCTTCCAAATTGGGATAAATCACAACCAGATTATATAGAAAAGCTGTCAGGATTTGTAAGAACTGATGATGATTGGTGGTGGAAGCAAATGTTTAAGAAATGGGTTGTTAGAGTCGTAGGTCAAGCAACCGGCAAAATCCCTTTTAATAAGCAGTGCCTTACATTAGTGGGAAAACAAAATGATGGTAAAACAACTTTTTTAGACTTTCTAATTCCAAATGCTTTAAAAAAATATGCAAAGAAAGGCTTTGATTTTGGCAGTAAAGACGGCAAAATATCATTAGTGCAGAACTTTCTCATAAACCTTGACGAATTAGCATCTTTTGATAAAAAAGAGCTAAACAATGAGTTTAAAACGGTTCTTTCTGAAGGTATGGTTAAATACAGACCATTATTTCAAAATACAGAAGTTCCATTTGCCCGGCGAGCGAGTTTTGCAGCAAGTACAAACCAATTCGAGTTTTTGACAGATGAAACTGGCAACGTCCGTTGGCTTCCTTTTGTGGTTAGAGAAATCCTTCATGATTCTGGTGGATTAAATGGCTATGAAGCTAATAATGACATAGACTTATTTTGGTCTCAAGCCTATGCCCTACTAAACGATACTTCTTTTGAATGTAACATGACTAAAGATGATATCTCACATCAAGAAACATTGAATCGTAGATTTTTACGTACTACGACCGAAATGGAAGTTTTGGAGAAATATTATAAACCTTCTGACAAAGGAGTATTTGAAGCCGTATTCTTAACAGCTTCAGATATTGAAAATGAACTAAAAGCAAAAGTCAACCTAAGACTTCATCGCAATCAAATAGGGCGAGCACTTCAGATAATGGGATATAACCAAGAAAGTAACTACAACTCCCGCAAAGGATATACGGTAAAGGGCTACTTTGTTACTAGGCTCTAATATTAATTACTCGATTACTCGAATTAATATATATATCTCTTTATCAATGAATTACACCAATATCTTTCGAGTGAGTAAGTATTTTATTCATTCTACTGGAAACTCGAAATTATAAAAAGAAATAGAGTAAGTAAAAAATGTAAGTTACTCGAATCAGAAAGGATAATGCATTGATTTTCAGAGATTTTATTAAGTGAGTAGAACGAGTAAATAGATTTTGCCGCTAAAAGAAAAAGAAAAATCGTAGAGAGTTAAATAGTGTATTCTCCTAATAATGGAAATAAATGTCCAAGCTTTTAATCATTTTTTTATCATAAACTTTTCAACCATGCAAAACCGTATTTTTTTTGACAAAGAAACCATTGAACAGGCTAAAACTGTATCAATCCCTGTTTTTCTGCAAAGTATCGGCATAGAGCCATTAAAGACCGTTGGTAATGAATGGCTCTATCTTTCGCCTTTACGTAATGAGAAAACCGCTTCTTTTTATGTAAACACTTCCAAAAACTGTTTTACGGATTTTGGCGGCTCTGAACAAATGAAAGGGGATTCAATCCGATTAGTACAGATAGTTAATAACTGCCACTTCAAAGAAGCCGTAAAAGTACTTTTAGGATTAGCCCCTCAAACCATCTCTTTTTCTTTCAGCGGTCATAGTACCTCAACTAAAAACGGTCTTACTGTAGCCGCTGTAAAACCCCTTACTCATACTGCTTTAATAAAGTACGTACAAAGCAGGGGTATAGCTCTAAATTTGGCAAAAGCATATTTGAATGAAGTACACTATTTGAGCAACGACAAACCATACTTTGCCGTTGGATTTCGGAATGACAATGACGGCTTTGAACTCCGTAACAGTTTAGGGTTTAAGGGCAAAACAGCAAACGGTGTATCAACTTTTGATTTAGGTACTGATTCAATAGCAGTTTTTGAAGGTTTCTTTGACTTTCTTTCTGCCTTACAACACTACGACAAACAAGCCCCCTCTATCAGTACTATTGTGCTCAATACTACTAATAATCTAAAAGCAGTTTTACCGATACTCGCCCAATACCGCCAAATCAATACTTTTTTAGATAATGACAAAGCAGGACTACAAGCTTTAAAAACGCTGATAAATAGCTGTTTAAATGTCAAAAACTATGCGAGCTTACTGTACCCTAACCACAAAGATTTTAATGCTTATCTATGTGAAAACAGTAACGTAAACCGCCTAAAAACGGCTTAACCGCTAGGTAACTTAAAAGCAACTGATTTTGTAACCATTTATTAACTGATATTATGACCACTAAAAAAAAGTGTGCCGTATGTGGCAAACGATTTGAAGCAAAAAGAAGTGATACGTTGTATTGTTCGGCTCAATGCAAACAACACGCCCACTATAAACGAAGTGCGACGAAAGAAACCGACACTCCCCAAGAAGTTTTTTATATGGATGAGTACAACGAAGTAGAAAAAGTACAGAAAGAAATGGAGTTAATTACCTACTGTTTTTTACGTCGTAATCTTAACGCAGATGCCACCGTTGAGGAAATTTTAAGATACATTCAAAGTGTTTGGGATTATGGTCAATTATGGGAAAATTTTTGGGAAACAAAACCCTTTATTGAATACAGAAACAGATTCTTGAACGGAGAAGTCAAAATATTTTCTAAACGCCCTCAACCCCAATAAATGAAAACAGCCACATTATGTGGCTGTTTTCATTTATTGGGGCATTTAATAACTAATACTTAAGCCTTTCCTTAAAATATTTTTTAACCTCTGGATTTGTGAAGAATACATAACATCCTTTCATTCCTCGTGTCATTAAGGTTCTGTATGTATTTTTTATGATTTTATCTAATGTTACCACTGCGCCGGGGTCTTTGGCCAAAAGGCTTTTATAGCCTCTTACGGACATATCAGATTTAGCTCGCTTGTCAGGTTTACCAATCAAATCTCCATTTTCAATGGCTAAATCATCACCGACAATTACACCAATATAATCTACTTCTAGCCCTTGACATGTATGTATACAACCAATTTCGTTTACAGATTCAGGTGCTATAATCCATAAGCTGCCATCAGTAGTAAGATTCCAACGCATTTTAAAGCTATATTCAGGTATTACTACATCATAAAGTGCTCCATTCTTCTTACTAGCCCATTCCCAACAGTAGCCCGCTACCATTCGGGCTTTATTATTTAGTTTATTTTTCGCTAGAATTTCTTTCTTTAATTCTGTAGGATCATCAAAGATTCTAAAATCATAGTTGAGGTCTTTAATGGAATCGTTTGCTGTCTCTCTTATTTGTAAGACATCATCCAACCAAGCTAAATATCCATCAGAGCCACCACATCTAAATTGAGAGCTTAACGTCATATAATGGGTGTTTGCCCCCAGTTTATCAGCCCACATTTGTATCTCTTTCTTCTCTCCAATATCATTTAAATGTATTTTTTGGTCTTCGTCTATAAAAAATACTGAGAATTTAGAAGATGCTATTATCTCTTTTATTTGGTTCTCACCTAAGTTACTATACAAACCTGACTTTTCATTTAGTCGGTGGGCTTCATCCACAATCAATACATCATAAATATTGTTTTTTGATTCTGTAAAAGCTCCTGAACCTTTGAATAAATTTGATATATCCGTTTTTCTGAATGACTCTGTTAAT encodes:
- a CDS encoding helix-turn-helix domain-containing protein, which codes for MIDLAERIEDLRTKKSLSKLDLSKKLDIDAANYNRLVKKGKKLSIEQLEEIAKAFDVTLRELLFPEDVQYPEKDVNVLNEKLIQKDEELGKLRKMTIQMEALMKLFLNTGNSYIEKSGKTPEELNLILKSIIDPEGILETSIKQNIEKLKKDFSE
- a CDS encoding site-specific integrase, which translates into the protein MLKVQKISQKDSREKRIQKFSIRPFVRGSQLYLRLTYNKKNLSFSTGLSCPSSKLDAKTFSIKGNEQTTIYLQQLRTDIERVVADFRLTKRPIDLRELKKIAVLKETIHSTTPTLNACLDIFFKNDFESLSGIDYKAKTVEKKRYLVERIKRYVLEHHKNPYLKLTELKPVDGQNLVNFCKKNFGHGHNHAVLHAEFLKRTLNYAIANEWIDKNPLAFFRPKRERKEVEALSEGEILNLQQTVFHGHQYNYVKDVFLFCCYTGLSYIDVSRLDNTFFVTLKNGDKMIKIGRGKNENPCIIPLVPQALEILDKYAENEDCLSRERLLPVYANQVMNRILKEIQAICHIKLKLTTHVARKTCASYFIANGVPLTSVATMLGHKKTSTTELYYTQRTEEAVIRHIQEFKERKGLDNSKAV
- a CDS encoding VapE domain-containing protein — translated: MSSVEKTKTANTPIIRRIQDFIFAEYDYRLNIITNHLERSPKSASEWEFVNVSDIEVELYEYGLKGFKDPLKALLGSKVIPKFDPFTEYFTSLPNWDKSQPDYIEKLSGFVRTDDDWWWKQMFKKWVVRVVGQATGKIPFNKQCLTLVGKQNDGKTTFLDFLIPNALKKYAKKGFDFGSKDGKISLVQNFLINLDELASFDKKELNNEFKTVLSEGMVKYRPLFQNTEVPFARRASFAASTNQFEFLTDETGNVRWLPFVVREILHDSGGLNGYEANNDIDLFWSQAYALLNDTSFECNMTKDDISHQETLNRRFLRTTTEMEVLEKYYKPSDKGVFEAVFLTASDIENELKAKVNLRLHRNQIGRALQIMGYNQESNYNSRKGYTVKGYFVTRL
- a CDS encoding toprim domain-containing protein, which produces MQNRIFFDKETIEQAKTVSIPVFLQSIGIEPLKTVGNEWLYLSPLRNEKTASFYVNTSKNCFTDFGGSEQMKGDSIRLVQIVNNCHFKEAVKVLLGLAPQTISFSFSGHSTSTKNGLTVAAVKPLTHTALIKYVQSRGIALNLAKAYLNEVHYLSNDKPYFAVGFRNDNDGFELRNSLGFKGKTANGVSTFDLGTDSIAVFEGFFDFLSALQHYDKQAPSISTIVLNTTNNLKAVLPILAQYRQINTFLDNDKAGLQALKTLINSCLNVKNYASLLYPNHKDFNAYLCENSNVNRLKTA
- a CDS encoding DUF2075 domain-containing protein, with product MIVYQASKAEFGKDIFSNNIDNIILNFFESRLNRSTSSSEIRSWRESLSYMDRVLNDSEIPNDCGVVIEYQIPMTSKRIDFILTGQDSSGRDSAILVELKQWEKAELTAKDGVVITRFQHGSTETNHPSYQAWSYASLLNNFNETVQSEGILLKPCAYLHNYHNDNIIKNAFYQEYIDKAPVFLKNDAAKLQEFIKTHVKYGDKSKIMFRIDSGKIRPSKSLSDSMVSLLKGNQEFIMIDDQKLVYENALALARQSNSKNKNVLIVEGGPGTGKSVVAINLLVKLTSLQMVSMYVSKNAAPRAVYENKLTESFRKTDISNLFKGSGAFTESKNNIYDVLIVDEAHRLNEKSGLYSNLGENQIKEIIASSKFSVFFIDEDQKIHLNDIGEKKEIQMWADKLGANTHYMTLSSQFRCGGSDGYLAWLDDVLQIRETANDSIKDLNYDFRIFDDPTELKKEILAKNKLNNKARMVAGYCWEWASKKNGALYDVVIPEYSFKMRWNLTTDGSLWIIAPESVNEIGCIHTCQGLEVDYIGVIVGDDLAIENGDLIGKPDKRAKSDMSVRGYKSLLAKDPGAVVTLDKIIKNTYRTLMTRGMKGCYVFFTNPEVKKYFKERLKY